In a single window of the Pocillopora verrucosa isolate sample1 chromosome 4, ASM3666991v2, whole genome shotgun sequence genome:
- the LOC131784850 gene encoding DNA-directed RNA polymerase II subunit RPB11 — MREAIFLFVECFSPKLELDSLTMNAPESFEPFLLLDGDKKITITKDTKVPNAAHFVVNKEDHTLGNLLRAQLLRDPQVIFAGYKVPHPLEHKFVLRVQTTPDYSPQEAFTNAITDLISEVSLLEERFKSSVKDKQEGIE, encoded by the exons ATGCGAGAGGCCATTTTTCTATTCGTTGaatgttttagtccaaaattagAGCTTGATTCCCTAACGATGAATGCTCCGGAGTCATTTGAACCATTTCTATTGCTTGATGGAGATAAAAA gaTAACTATCACTAAGGACACTAAAGTTCCAAATGCTGCCCACTTTGTTGTAAATAAAGAAGATCACACATTAGGAAACCTTCTTCGAGC GCAACTGCTGCGAGATCCACAGGTAATATTTGCTGGATATAAAGTTCCTCATCCCCTTGAGCATAAGTTTGTTCTTCGAGTGCAAACTACGCCAGACTACAGTCCTCAAGAAGCATTCACCAATGCTATCACAGACCTTATCAGTGAAGTGTCTCTTTTAGAAGAAAGATTCAAG TCATCAGTCAAAGATAAGCAAGAAGGCATAGAGTGA
- the LOC131784380 gene encoding chromatin assembly factor 1 subunit A, with amino-acid sequence MRNPGESPEGRVQSETSSEAYAKGSDRDECDSPPCKRLKQGVLSFPTVSSSLLTSAGSFKTSVSVQNEADSISNCQNTPSEPCKEKTQSSGGLVTGAPSPPDLKESLGKPQNTTDLSKISKSLVLENKDDKLVGQRDASSISSPESTSSSREDEAMVIDQSPPVKGNRKSPTLKSAEKLKRKEEREKERQEKQRLKEEKLKEKQEAKAAKEKERSEAKRKRDLEKQEKQAERERREKERIERKEKEEKERLEKKGKREEERRKREEENNAKLEEKRKREEEKRNQEEEQTRKRLKSKENFVSWFTKTSAPKASSDSGSRFKPFQLKAGMTIAPTTRKHLSLETKKVLDEELKLQEDHRSYLRDLEARKPILKYRKRKLSTIEEQNECDTDEKTSDGPLAIDENSNSSVEIVEEKKDISSFVGLRCKLLQFHTDYRPAYFGTYRKKSYHISPRNPFKKDLDLLDYEVDSDDEWEEEEPGESLSHSEGEDDGDGDDDNGDDDGFFVPHGYLSDDEGVEDGDDDECDVNEEKKGENPENKRDQQLAKAKAWEAAMKRKCKPMKPISLGCLWLEEAEVSVVLKQFAACLLVDGPINIESLSTNSKSADFSVDTPSSGNTSGALYVPDKAMPDLIKLVHGNTAGLSKLMMKFRKHWTSKWLGRDVTDEEVDEKSPISKRQLEKKIQNIASKERRNDRPRWYVHSHILEAYGIENLLVDGCTGSDASSDTPKSSATLQANTPSIIQFAARGASPEKQNNTPKIQPASLSCTSTSNSPMEIDNKGLTGFGGILGSNVVDLHSQVDGEPKSKGTEPIRNNTELSKITPASAGSNTIQNTENNSTENFIETLCID; translated from the exons atgagaaatcCGGGTGAAAGTCCAGAAGGACGCGTGCAGAGCGAGACTTCAAGCGAAG CATATGCTAAAGGTTCTGACAGAGACGAATGTGATAGTCCACCATGTAAAAGACTGAAGCAAG gagtATTGTCCTTTCCAACAGTATCTTCATCTCTGTTGACCTCCGCTGGATCATTCAAGACTTCAGTTTCTGTCCAAAATGAGGCTGACAGCATTAGCAACTGCCAAAACACACCATCTGAACCATGCAAGGAAAAAACTCAATCCAGTGGAGGTCTTGTCACTGGTGCTCCCTCTCCCCCTGATTTGAAGGAAAGTTTAGGAAAGCCACAGAATACCAcagatttgtcaaaaatttccaaaagtttggttcttgaaaacaaagatgATAAATTAGTTGGGCAGAGAGATGCAAGCTCCATTTCCTCACCAGAATCTACTTCCTCTTCTCGTGAAGATGAAGCAATGGTTATAGATCAGTCACCACCAGTCAAG GGAAATAGAAAGAGCCCAACCTTAAAGAGTGCTGAAAAGTTGAAGAGGAAGGAGGAACGG gaGAAAGAAAGACAAGAGAAGCAAAGATTAAAAGAGgagaaactaaaagaaaaacaagaggcAAAGGCAgccaaagaaaaggaaagatcAGAAGCCAAAAGGAAGCGTGACCttgaaaaacaggaaaagcAAGCTGAAAGGgagagaagagagaaagagcGAATAGAGaggaaggagaaggaagaaaaggaacGCTTGGAAAAGAAGGGAAAGAGAGAAGAGGAAAGAAGGAAAcgagaagaagaaaataa TGCAAAGTTAGAAGAAAAGAGGAAGcgagaagaagagaagagaaatcAAGAAGAAGAACAG ACAAGAAAAAGACtgaagagtaaagaaaattttgtaagCTGGTTCACCAAGACATCTGCCCCCAAG GCTTCATCAGACAGTGGTAGTAGATTTAAACCATTTCAGCTGAAAGCGGGAATGACCATTGCTCCAACAACACGTAAACACTTGTCACTTGAAACGAAAAAAGTCTTAGATGAGGAACTTAAACTACAG GAAGACCACAGGTCCTATCTGAGAGATCTAGAGGCTAGAAAACCAATTCTCAAATACAGGAAGAGAAAACTGTCTACCATTGAGGAACAGAATGAATGTGATACTGATGAAAAGACATCTGATGGACCTTTAGCAATTGATGAAAACAGCAACTCAAGTGTTGAAATTGTTGAGGAAAAGAAGGACATTTCTTCCTTTGTTGGCCTGAGATGCAAACTATTACAGTTCCACACAGACTACAGGCCAGCATACTTTGGTACATATAGAAAGAAAAGCTACCACATCTCTCCAAGGAACCCATTCAAAAAAGACTTG GACTTGTTGGATTATGAGGTTGACAGTGATGATGAATGGGAAGAGGAGGAACCAGGTGAAAGTCTCTCACACAGTGAG ggAGAGGATGAtggtgatggtgatgatgacaaTGGAGATGATGATGGATTCTTTGTTCCTCATGGTTACTTATCAGATGATGAAGGAGTTGAGGATGGAGATGATGATGAATGTGATGTGAATGAAGAAAAGAAG GGAGAGAAtcctgaaaataaaagagatCAACAGCTTGCAAAGGCCAAGGCATGGGAAGCTGCAATGAAAAGAAAGTGCAAGCCAATGAAGCCAATATCACTGGGATGCCTGTGGCTTGAGGAAGCTGAAGTAAGTGTGGTGCTCAAGCAGTTTGCTGCATGCTTACTTGTTGATGGACCCATAAACATTGAAAGCCTGTCTACAAACAGTAAGAGTGCTGATTTCTCTGTGGACACACCAAGTAGTGGAAACACCAGTGGAGCTCTCTATGTACCGGATAAAG CAATGCCTGACCTAATAAAGTTGGTTCATGGAAACACAGCAGGTCTCAGCAAGTTGATGATGAAGTTCAGAAAGCATTGGACTTCAAAGTGGCTAGGTAGAGATGTCACAGATGAAGAAGTTGATGAAAAAAGTCCAATTTCCAAAAGacaacttgagaagaaaatTCAGAATATTGCTTCTAAGGAAAGAAGAAATGATAGGCCTCGCTGGTACGTCCACAGTCACATTCTGGAAGCCTATGGCATAGAGAACTTGTTGGTTGATGGATGTACTGGTTCAGATGCATCTTCAGATACTCCTAAGTCTTCTGCGACTTTGCAGGCAAATACTCCCAGTATCATTCAATTTGCTGCTAGGGGTGCAAGTCctgaaaagcaaaataacacTCCTAAGATTCAACCAGCAAGTTTATCATGTACTTCAACTTCAAATTCACCCATGGAGATTGACAACAAGGGCTTAACAGGTTTTGGTGGCATTTTAGGTTCTAACGTGGTAGATTTACACTCGCAAGTAGATGGTGAACCCAAAAGCAAGGGTACTGAACCAATCAGGAATAACACTGAATTAAGTAAAATTACTCCTGCAAGTGCTGGCTCAAATACAAttcaaaatacagaaaataattctactgaaaattttattgaaacttTGTGTATTGACTGA
- the LOC131784390 gene encoding E3 ubiquitin-protein ligase RNF115-like → MAEATVERASERFYCHECNREVSLNLPDFTCSQCQGEFIEQLSDSNEEEESTAEAERDPATHFAELVHRSLFGQLPDEGRRRSRRPRTRISIRTNQRPGERGDAANATTAAAIDVILQNLFGGLASPGSNTSEDGAGTSGNMGFPFNLLRLHGNPADYAWGAEGLDSIITQLLNQMDGAGPPPADSKKIEDLQKVEVTEDSAESDKFCAVCKEQCSKDEDVRRLPCSHIFHFGCIKPWLKMHDSCPVCRLSLSNTQTRGSRDSDSSTPEQFHL, encoded by the exons ATGGCCGAAGCCACAGTCGAAAGAGCAAGTGAACGATTTTATTGCCATGAGTGCAATCGAGAAGTTTCTCTGAATTTACCA GATTTTACTTGTTCACAATGCCAGGGAGAATTTATTGAACAGTTAAGCGACAG caatgaagaagaagaaagcacAGCAGAAGCTGAAAGAGACCCAGCCACCCACTTTGCAGAG TTGGTTCACAGAAGTTTGTTTGGACAACTGCCAG ATGAAGGAAGGAGACGATCCCGTAGACCACGAACAAGAATAAGTATTCGTACCAATCAGAGGCCAGGAGAAAGAGGAGATGCTGCCAATGCCACAACTGCTGCAGCAATTGATGT AattcttcaaaatctttttgGTGGATTAGCATCACCAG GTAGTAATACAAGTGAAGATGGAGCAGGAACATCTGGAAATATGGGATTTCCATT CAACTTGTTGCGTCTTCATGGGAACCCTGCTGATTATGCCTGGGGTGCAGAGGGATTGGATTCAATAATAACACAG CTTCTAAACCAGATGGATGGAGCAGGACCACCCCCAGCAGATTCCAAAAAGATAGAAGATCTTCAAAAAGTAGAAGTTACAGAAGATTCAGCAG aGTCTGATAAATTTTGTGCTGTATGCAAAGAACAGTGTTCAAAAGATGAGGATGTTAGGAGATTACCCTGTAGTCATATATTCCATTTTGGTTGTATAAAACCATGGTTAAAAATG cATGATTCTTGCCCTGTCTGCCGCTTGAGTCTCAGTAATACCCAAACAAGAGGGTCACGAGATAGTGATTCAAGCACACCTGAACAGTTTCATTTATGA